The genomic interval GTTCCAGAGGTTGTGCCCCCATATTTTTTGCTTGAGGTTGTAGCGGGAGTCGTCAGGGCTGATCCAGCGGTACCAGTCGCGGTAGGGGCTTTCGGGATCGCGGGAGGAAATGAACCAGTCGGTATAGGTAGACGAGTGGTTGCAGGTCATGTCTATGATGACGGAGATTCCGCGGCGGTCTGCTTCCGCGAGGAAGGTTTCGAAGTCTTCCATGGAGCCGTATTCGGGATTGACCGCGTAGTAATCGTCCACGTTGTAGCCGTGGTAGGACTGGCTGGGGAACATCGGCATGAGCCAGATTCCGGTGACGCCGAGGTCGGCAACGGTTTCGTTTTTTCCGTCGTTAAGGTAGTCGAGCTTGGCGGTAAGGCCTTTGAAGTCGCCTACCCCGTCGCCGTCGGAATCCGCGAAGGAGCGCACGAATACGCAGTAATACACGCCTTCGGACGGAGAGGAGGCGGCGCGCGCGACGGGCGCGAGGTTATAGACGGCCGCCTCCGGGTCGATGCGGGCTGAGCTTCCCGCGCAGGACAGCAGGAACTGGGGAAGAATAAGGAAGCAGGCGAGGACGGCTCCGAAACGGACGCGAAACCCGGATGTTGAAGTGATCATAGCGTTCTCCATCTTAATAAAAAAGCCCTTCCCCGATCCGGGGAAGGGCCGGTAATCCAAAATCAGATTATTCCTTTACTCCGTCCCCCGCAAGAGACTGAAGCATCATTTTCTGCCCGGCCATAAAAAGTATAGCGAAGGGAACCGCTACAAGCAAAGCTCCGGCGGCGAACATGGTGAAGTTGTCGTTGGCGCGCCCGTTGATGAGTTCGAACAAGCCGACCGCGAGGGTTTTCTTGTCGTCGCTGCGGAGGATGAGGCGCGGGAAGATGAAGTCCATCCAGGGACCGGTGAAGCTGGTGAGGGCGAGGAACATGATCATGGGCTTTGCCATGGGGATGATGATGCGGACGTAGGTGACGAAGGGGCTCGCTCCGTCTACGCGGGCGGCTTCGTCTATGTTGCGCGACACGGTGTCGAAGTAGCCCTTCATGAGCCAGGAGCTGTAGGGGACGCTTCCGGTCGCGTACACGAGCACCAGGCCCCAGTGTGAATTGAGCCCGTTGATGCGCCACAGGATGACGTAGGTCGCGATCATGCCGATGAAGCTCGGGAACATCTGGAGGACGATCATGGAGGCCATCAGCGGCTTGCGGAATTTGAAGCGGAAACGGGAGAAGATGTAGCCGGAGGTGACGCACACCGCGAGGGTGAGCAGCGTGTTCATGACGGCGATCTTGAGGGTGTTGCGGTACCACACGACATAGTTGGTTCCGCGGACGTTGTTGGTGCCGGGCACCATCTGGTCCGAGGGGGTGAGCAGGCGCTGGAACTGGTAAAGAGAGGGCTTCGACGGCCAGGGCACGATGCTCGTGGCGGCGAGGGAGTTGGTTTCGGTGAACGCGGCGCTGATCGTGAAGGCGACCGGATAAAGGACGATCAGCACGGTGATCGCGAGAACGAGGTAGAGGATCGAGGTCACCACAACCGTGCTGGAGCGGCTGTGTTTGCGGGGAAGGGGCTGATAACTGGTCATATTTCGCCGTCCTTGAATGATTTGGTCTGGGTGAAGTTGTACACCGCGAAGGGTACAAGCACGACGAAGACGAGGATCGAAAGAACCGACGCGAGGTTGTACATGTTAGGCGTGTTGTAGGTCAGCTTGTAGATCCAGGATATCAGAAGATCCGTGGCGCCGGCCTGCGTCGTTATCGTGTCCGAGACCTTCGGGTCTCCGGCGGTAAGGAAGAATACCGCGCCGAAGTTGTTGATGTTGCTGGCGAACTGCATGATGAGGATCGGCATGGTTTGGAAGAGGACAAGCGGCAGGGTGACGTTCCTGAACTGCTGCCACTTGTTCGCTCCGTCGATGATGGCGGCCTCGTACAGCTGGGACGGAATCGCCGTCATATTGCTGGTGATGAGGATCATGCTGTAGGGGAAGCCGATCCAGATGTTAACCAGGATGAGGGTCATGCGCGCGATGTTCGGGTCCGAAAGCCAGGGTATGGGGTTTGCGATAATGCCGAGCTGGATGAGGGTTCGGTTGATCGGGCCGAAGGTTCCGTTCAGGAGATTCTGCCAGATGAAGAGGCTGAGCATGGTCGGAATCGCGTACGGGAGAATGAAGATGGTTCTGAATATGTTGGAAATTTTGATGCGATGGTCCACCAGGATGACGGCGAACAGCATTCCGACGAAGTAACAGGTAAAGGTGGAGAACACGGCCCACACGATGGTCCACAGGGCGACGCGGCCGAAGGCGCTGAACCAGGCGTTCGTCTCCGAGGCGGTGAACATCGTTTTAAAGTTTTCGAAGCCGACCCAGTCGACCAGATTGTTCGGCGGGATGTGGTCGGGCGACGAATAATTCGTGAAGGCGACGAGGGCGGAGAACACCAGCGGAATGATCGTGAAGAAGGCGATCATGATGAGGATGGGAGTAAGGCCGGCGTAGGGGAAGGATGTTTCCTGTATGTGATTGCGGGTTTCCTGATAGGTGGGAAACCGCTGCTTTTCTACAATTTTCTGGGCCGAGCGGCGGGCATCGATGATGTTGAATACATAGAAAACCGCGTAGATGATTACGATGATGAGAACGATCAATCCGGTGATCATCATGAAGATCGAATGATCGCGAAGCTTTACGGGAAGGTCCGGCTTGGGATCCCCGAGAGTTACGAGGCCGATGAGGCTTTTAACGAAGGGCCCTTTGAAATTGAGGGCGAAGGTTCCCGCCTCGAAGAGGCAGAAAAAAAGCATGAGAGCTTCGAGCAGCGCGAATGCGGCGCCACGAAGATACTGCTTCAGGTAGATAATCTGGCCGAGCCCCATGAAAACGGCCGAAGCCGTCTGGGCTTTGTTAACCAGTTTCTTGTCGATAACAGCGACCTGTCGACTCATCTGATACACTCCAATTCAGTGATGGAAGAGGGAGGCTCCCGAAGGAGCCTCCCCCGGGCGGGAAGAAAATCCCGCCGAATGATTTATTTGGCGGCTTCCATCGCGGCGGCGGCGGAGTTCAGCTCTTTCTTGACTTCCGCTCCGTCCCAGATGCTGGCGAACGCGGCGCCCATTGCAGACCAGTAGGTTCCCATCTGGGGAATGGTCGGCATGGGAGTGGCGAACTGGGCCTGGGCCAGGATTCCGGCGCTCAGAGGATCGTTGATGACGATGTCTTTGCGGGGGGGAATCTGCTTGGTCATTTCATAGCGCTTGGAAAGAATTTCCTTCGAGGTGAGGAACTGGGCGAAAGCGGTGGCTTCCGCGGGGTAGTTGGTGTACGCGCTTACGAAGGCGAGGCGGATGCCGGAGAAGGACGCGGGAGAGGTCTTCTGTCCGGGGAACACGGGGATCGGCGCAATGCCGAAGTTGAGGTTAGCCTTGGTGTAGTCGCTGATCTTCCAGGGTCCGGTGATGATCATGGGAGCCTTTCCTTCCACGAACGAAGAGTTGCAGAAGTCGCCGCTCATGTCGGCAGAGGGAACGTCGAGGATGGTCTTGCGGAGTTTCTGGAAATAGGAGAGACCCGCGACAGCGCCTGAGCTGTTGATGTTGTGCTGCTTGCGGTCGTTTCCGTTCGGTCCGAACAGGGGAGCGCCGAAACCGCCCATGAAGATGTAGTCGAAGTAGGCGTTCGCTACTTCCCAGACGATGGCGTACTTGTTCTCTGCCTTGTTGTTCCAGGTCTTGGCGAAGGCTTCGACTTCTTCCCAGGTCTTGGGAGCGGTCTTGATGATGTCCTTGTTGTAGAACAGGGCGTAGGTTTCGATTCCCTGGGGATAGCCGTAGATCTTTCCGTTGTAGGCGGAGCCGATAACGGCCGCGTCTACGAATTTAGAGGCGAAGTCGGGGTCGACGTTTTCAAGAACATGGCCGCCGTTGATGAGGGCGCCGAGATGGTCGTGGGGCGCAACGAAGATATCCGCACCGACGCCCGCGGGTCCGTCGAGTTCGATCTTGGCGCGCGAGTCGACCAGGCCGACCGGCTCGTACACGACAGAAACGTTCGGATTCGTTTTCTTGAATTCGGACGCAGCCCACAGGATGAAATCCTTTTCTACGCCTTCCGATTCCCATACCTTGAGCGTTACCTTTCCGCCCTTGGCGCCGTCTGCGCCGCCGGCAGCGAATGCCGCTCCGGCGAGCAGGGTTGCCGCTGTCAAAATTGCTGCGATCTTTTTCATTCTTCTCTCCTCCTGAAAAAAAACTCTATCAACGGCACGTCGAA from Teretinema zuelzerae carries:
- a CDS encoding sugar ABC transporter permease; the encoded protein is MTSYQPLPRKHSRSSTVVVTSILYLVLAITVLIVLYPVAFTISAAFTETNSLAATSIVPWPSKPSLYQFQRLLTPSDQMVPGTNNVRGTNYVVWYRNTLKIAVMNTLLTLAVCVTSGYIFSRFRFKFRKPLMASMIVLQMFPSFIGMIATYVILWRINGLNSHWGLVLVYATGSVPYSSWLMKGYFDTVSRNIDEAARVDGASPFVTYVRIIIPMAKPMIMFLALTSFTGPWMDFIFPRLILRSDDKKTLAVGLFELINGRANDNFTMFAAGALLVAVPFAILFMAGQKMMLQSLAGDGVKE
- a CDS encoding sugar ABC transporter substrate-binding protein; the encoded protein is MKKIAAILTAATLLAGAAFAAGGADGAKGGKVTLKVWESEGVEKDFILWAASEFKKTNPNVSVVYEPVGLVDSRAKIELDGPAGVGADIFVAPHDHLGALINGGHVLENVDPDFASKFVDAAVIGSAYNGKIYGYPQGIETYALFYNKDIIKTAPKTWEEVEAFAKTWNNKAENKYAIVWEVANAYFDYIFMGGFGAPLFGPNGNDRKQHNINSSGAVAGLSYFQKLRKTILDVPSADMSGDFCNSSFVEGKAPMIITGPWKISDYTKANLNFGIAPIPVFPGQKTSPASFSGIRLAFVSAYTNYPAEATAFAQFLTSKEILSKRYEMTKQIPPRKDIVINDPLSAGILAQAQFATPMPTIPQMGTYWSAMGAAFASIWDGAEVKKELNSAAAAMEAAK
- a CDS encoding carbohydrate ABC transporter permease is translated as MSRQVAVIDKKLVNKAQTASAVFMGLGQIIYLKQYLRGAAFALLEALMLFFCLFEAGTFALNFKGPFVKSLIGLVTLGDPKPDLPVKLRDHSIFMMITGLIVLIIVIIYAVFYVFNIIDARRSAQKIVEKQRFPTYQETRNHIQETSFPYAGLTPILIMIAFFTIIPLVFSALVAFTNYSSPDHIPPNNLVDWVGFENFKTMFTASETNAWFSAFGRVALWTIVWAVFSTFTCYFVGMLFAVILVDHRIKISNIFRTIFILPYAIPTMLSLFIWQNLLNGTFGPINRTLIQLGIIANPIPWLSDPNIARMTLILVNIWIGFPYSMILITSNMTAIPSQLYEAAIIDGANKWQQFRNVTLPLVLFQTMPILIMQFASNINNFGAVFFLTAGDPKVSDTITTQAGATDLLISWIYKLTYNTPNMYNLASVLSILVFVVLVPFAVYNFTQTKSFKDGEI